One Natrinema marinum genomic window carries:
- a CDS encoding molybdopterin biosynthesis protein, translated as MNRKEFRDLASPAAAREAIDSLSLEGGIERVSLEEARGRVLVARLDAELDVPGFDRASLDGYALRARDTFGADEADPARLDLVGEVHAGEEPDVSLEEGQAVEISTGAVMPDGADAMVPVERTDTASDGETVLIRTSVAPGDNVMFAGADVAAGERALGPGTQITPRDIGLLSALGIDEVPVRAKPRVGIVSTGDELVRPGDELESARGEIYDVNSYTIAAGVEDAGGEAVLYPHAGDEAEEMEEILRTAADECDLVLSSGSTSASAVDVIYRVIEEQGELLLHGVSVKPGKPMLIGRLDSSAYVGLPGYPVSAMMVFRTFVAPAIREAAGKPEPASATVSGRLARQERYEEGRHRLMPVGLVENGEGETLVYPVDKGSGATTSLADADGVVEVGPETDYLEEGEPVTVTLFSPDVRPPTLFGVGEDDPTFSRVLDGLERPRYLSVGSRPGLRRLREGVPDVAVAAGPLEYDLEATELCRWEREWGLVVRAGNPDELEGLADLIDRDLRFVNRTTDSGLRSSLGAAIADLAEERGTERHDLVDAIDGFDLGLRAHESPARKVIAGDADAGLGLRETAERLDLGFISLGEQPVRVLANPDRIEKEGVKELERAISDVSSAQR; from the coding sequence GCGCGGCCGGGTGCTCGTGGCGCGGCTGGACGCCGAACTCGACGTGCCGGGATTCGACCGCGCGAGTCTGGACGGCTACGCGCTACGGGCGCGGGATACGTTCGGCGCGGACGAGGCCGATCCCGCCCGACTCGACCTGGTCGGTGAGGTCCACGCCGGCGAGGAGCCGGACGTGTCGCTCGAGGAGGGCCAGGCCGTCGAGATCTCGACCGGCGCGGTGATGCCCGACGGCGCAGACGCGATGGTTCCGGTCGAGCGCACTGACACTGCGTCGGACGGCGAGACGGTCTTGATCCGCACCTCCGTTGCGCCGGGCGACAACGTCATGTTCGCCGGCGCGGACGTCGCCGCGGGCGAGCGCGCACTCGGCCCCGGAACACAGATCACGCCCCGCGACATCGGCCTGCTGTCCGCACTGGGGATCGACGAGGTGCCGGTCCGGGCGAAACCGCGCGTCGGCATCGTCTCGACGGGCGACGAACTCGTACGACCGGGCGACGAACTCGAGAGCGCACGCGGCGAAATCTACGACGTCAACAGCTACACCATCGCCGCGGGGGTCGAAGACGCCGGCGGCGAGGCCGTACTGTACCCCCACGCCGGCGACGAAGCCGAGGAGATGGAAGAGATTCTCCGGACCGCGGCCGACGAGTGCGATCTCGTGCTCTCGTCGGGGTCGACCAGCGCGAGCGCGGTCGACGTGATCTACCGCGTCATCGAAGAGCAAGGCGAATTGCTGCTCCACGGCGTGAGCGTCAAACCGGGGAAGCCGATGCTGATCGGTCGGCTCGACAGCTCCGCGTACGTCGGGCTTCCGGGCTACCCCGTCTCCGCGATGATGGTCTTTCGAACCTTCGTCGCACCGGCGATCCGCGAGGCCGCCGGAAAACCCGAGCCCGCGTCCGCAACCGTTTCGGGGCGGCTAGCCCGCCAGGAGCGCTACGAGGAGGGCCGCCACCGGCTCATGCCCGTCGGCCTCGTAGAGAACGGAGAGGGCGAGACGCTCGTCTACCCCGTCGACAAGGGCAGCGGCGCGACGACCAGTCTCGCCGACGCCGACGGCGTCGTGGAGGTCGGCCCCGAGACCGACTACCTCGAGGAAGGCGAGCCCGTCACGGTCACGCTGTTCTCGCCGGACGTTCGACCACCCACGCTGTTCGGCGTCGGCGAGGACGATCCGACCTTCTCGCGGGTCCTCGACGGCCTCGAGCGCCCGCGCTATCTCTCGGTTGGCAGCCGACCCGGCCTGCGGCGGCTCCGCGAGGGGGTCCCCGACGTGGCCGTGGCCGCGGGACCGCTCGAGTACGATCTCGAGGCGACCGAACTCTGCCGCTGGGAGCGCGAGTGGGGACTGGTCGTCCGCGCGGGCAACCCCGACGAGCTCGAGGGACTCGCCGACCTGATCGACCGCGACTTGCGCTTCGTCAACCGAACGACCGACTCGGGGCTGCGCTCGAGTCTCGGCGCGGCGATCGCCGACCTCGCCGAGGAGCGAGGAACGGAGCGCCACGACCTCGTGGACGCGATCGACGGCTTCGACCTCGGGCTGCGCGCCCACGAGAGCCCCGCGCGGAAGGTCATCGCGGGTGACGCGGATGCGGGGCTCGGCCTGCGCGAGACCGCCGAGCGGCTCGATCTGGGGTTCATCTCCCTCGGCGAACAGCCGGTTCGGGTGCTGGCGAATCCCGATCGGATCGAGAAAGAAGGGGTGAAGGAACTCGAGCGGGCAATCTCCGACGTATCGTCTGCACAGCGATAG